Sequence from the Nocardia brasiliensis genome:
CGCGTGCCTGCCCATCACCTCGACCAGCATCACGCGCTGGTGCGATTCCGCGGTGGTGTGCAGCCGGTCGATCGCCTCGCTGGCGATGCTGAGCGCGGTGTCGTGGCCGAAAGTCACGTCGGTGCAGTCGATGTCGTTGTCGATGGTCTTCGGCACGCCGACCACCGGGACGCCCTCGTCGGACAACCAACTGGCCGCGGTGAGCGTGCCCTCGCCGCCGATCGGGATCAACGCGTCGATGCCGTTGTCGTCTAGGGTGCGCTTGATCCGGCCGAGGCCGGCGCGCAGGACGTCGGGATTGGTGCGGGCGGTGCCGAGGATGGTGCCGCCCTTGGCGAGCAACCGGTCGGTGCGATCGTCGTTGTGGATCTGAATCTTGCGATCCTCCAATAGACCACGCCAGCCGTCCTCGAAGCCGACGATCGCGTCGCCGTAGCGGCCGTTCGCGGTGCGAACGACCGCACGGATGACAGCGTTCAGTCCAGGGCAGTCGCCGCCTCCGGTCAAAACTCCGATGCGCATGGCCGCTATCTTGCCCCGCTCGGCCACG
This genomic interval carries:
- a CDS encoding ATP-dependent 6-phosphofructokinase, whose protein sequence is MRIGVLTGGGDCPGLNAVIRAVVRTANGRYGDAIVGFEDGWRGLLEDRKIQIHNDDRTDRLLAKGGTILGTARTNPDVLRAGLGRIKRTLDDNGIDALIPIGGEGTLTAASWLSDEGVPVVGVPKTIDNDIDCTDVTFGHDTALSIASEAIDRLHTTAESHQRVMLVEVMGRHAGWIAVNAGMAAGAHLTLVPEVPFDVDQVCTMIKRRFQRGDKHFICVVAEGSHPAADSGFTLRAGGIDEFGHERFTGVAQQLGAEIERRIGKEVRTTVLGHVQRGGSPTPYDRVLATRFGLHAAEAVHAGQFGQMVALHGSAIELVPLSEATKQLKRVPPERYQEAEAFFG